Within the Sarcophilus harrisii chromosome 2, mSarHar1.11, whole genome shotgun sequence genome, the region GTGTAGCTGAGATGTGCTCAGTGAGGAATAAATCAGATCAACTTACTTTTGCTATGGAAATATCTATTCAACACAGAAATTACATTCACCAAGGAACTTTTATTGACAATTTCTAGGACAGAAAGAGGACTGAAGTTTACACTTCAAGAATTGTGAATTATCCTAAGCTTTTCCTCACTCATATGCTTTCTGGGCAGATTTCTGTATGTGTTCAGTCTGTCTCACAGATACTAATTACATTGGTAAAATATGCGACAAgtataaattgtgatatatttattattcttttattcattttattataggAATACTTATGATATAGTCACCACTTCTTTTGCTTTACTATTCAGAAAATGATTATTGTGTTTAAGTTCTAAAATTGTCATTATTGTGAATAGCTAAATTTGTATAAAAAACAAGAGAATCAGTAGAACTGGGATAGAGTAATGAGGAGGAAAAGCatattttccctcaaaaaaagttaaaattaatgcCCTGAGACAATTAGAGTATAATCGCATGGTAGTAGTATTTTTCTGGGAACTTAGACCTGCTAGTCattctgatttatatcttgccattggatccagatccaaaggggaaaatgaggctggtgactatGTAAGGATAGCCCTCCCTCACATAAATccattcacttacatgtcatggcatcatctccctgatgtcattgatcctttttgagaacaaaagataacaacaacaaatctgtCAATATGGGAACAGTTTAATTTGCAACACAGAAGTACGTTTATTGTtactcagtcatttcagtcatgtttgactctttgtgatcccatttggagtttccttggcaaagatattggaatgcttAGGTATCCACAAGCTCAAGTGAGAGCTTTGAGGTACTAGAATATTTTAACCCTTGCATTCATTACATTGAGATAAAGCACTGAGATATTAATTGTCTAGAAGTGTTAGGTCCCATAAAATCAGAACTAAATGCAGAAGAGGAAAAGTTCTTAGCAACTACTCTAGCTCTCATGGAGAGGATAGCCACTGACAAGAAAATTGGTACAAGCCTGATCATTTATACAGAGCTGAGGAGTATATGAAAAGAATCCAAGTCTTTTCAGTAAAAGCCAGGATGCCCCCAGATTTCCAACTCACTCTTGGGTCCAATGAAGAAAGGCTCTTCAGTGGAAGACCAGATAGAGGTACAATGCCCCAGTCCCTGTAGCCCTAGAAGCAGTTCTCAATGTGGGATTATAAATCTTTTCTCTTCACCACCTTAAAGAACCTTCACTTATCTTCAAAGGCTAAACTACTATGCAAAACATTTGCCAATCATCCTAATCAATAACTGTTCCTCCTTTAATTAAGTTGAAGTTACTTTTCTGTTATCTATCTTATCTTCCCAGTAGAATACAAAGGTGCTCAAGGTCAAGTGCTGtaggattgggttttttttttctttgtttccccagcacCTATGTGTCTTGATTTGTATCTAGCTAGCACTTAATGAATTCTTGCTTAGTTGTATTGAATCAAATCCTAAACTGATTCCATAGCTAATGTAGCTATTAGTCACTGAATCATTTATCCTCATATGAAATTAGAGCTTGATAAAAGTCCAGAGCCCTACTGAATTTCTGTAGGgatattttgccatttctaaTATCTTTAGCCATGCTCCTGAAACATCCCTTCCTGTTTCTGATATCCCATTATTTCACTCACATAGGCTGTATTGACTAATTTTATCTCTGTatgatgtagaaaaaaaattttaaagaccttAATACTTATTTCTATTTAACCTGCTATGATCCAGTATAGTACTAAATATCTAATTACTATACCGTAAAGTAAGAATAATAGGAGCAAGAAGAAATCTCAGAACCTATCTAgtccaatttcatcattttacagataaagaaactgaggcccagggaaattttgacatatttaagGTCACAAACTAGTTAATATCCtagtccagatttgaacccaaggcctCTGGCTCCAAACtcataatttttccttctctaccaAACTGACTTTTGAATCAAAGAGACCTAGATCTGAATTTCACTTTAGACACGTACTTTGACACACCTTCTTGGCGATAACTTCCTAAAATTTGTCTATTGAGTTATTGATAAGTCCCAACTACAGGTATATATAGATCATGATTCAGGTGTGTCTGGGTATACCAGAATGCCTAAACTCTCCTCTATGCCTGGGTatgattgatttttatatatatgacaTGTGTGGGTATAATCAATATGCTCCTGAAAACGCTGATTATTTGGACACTGTGGTTCAAATTAGTTTACTAAGGATATCTTCAATAATACATGGTGAAAATTGAGTTCCCAGTTCCCATCAACAGAATTACTTCTTATTTACAGATCCTCCAAACCACAAATCCAATAATAAAGGCATTTTATTAAGATATGAGAACAATGAAAATAGCAAGAGAAATCCAAgtaaacacatacacaaataaatatactcTCCAGATGAGCGACAGAATTGACAATACCAGCAGAAAAacaggagggagaggagaaaccATCATTCATTCCCTTATCTCCTCTCAAAATCTTCTCAGAAGCCAGTATGGAAGTCTGTTAACCTCTTGGGGATGGCAAAAATGTGCTGAAGGATTTGGCTTAGTTCTGCAGATATTAGATCTCCCAGTTCTTCCAAGTCTCAGGATGTCATATCAGTAACACTTCACACAATCTTCCTTCCATTTCAGCTGTCTGACCATAGCTGGAACATTGCCATTCTATCTCTGCTTGCCATCAAAAGATCATGACTTTTCTTACTTCTTCCCTGTGCTTTTGCTTTCTTCCCAAATTTGTGCCTCTTAATGCAATCATTGAGCACAGGGCTGTATCCTGgagttttcttcaatttcctttccttgCCACAGTGAAAAGGTACTTGAAAGCTTTCAAGAGAGCTCCCATTAACAGCAGTTCCTTTTTATTACTCTAAACTTCTACCAACAATTTCTTCAGCAAAGTTTACCTAGACAGTTAGTGGATAGATTATCTAAACTAAGGGATAGATTATCTAGTGGATAGAaaaccaggcctggagtcaggaagacctgagttcacatctggcttTAGGATATGTTACAGCTATGCGACCTGTCATTTAACTTGTGCTTGCCTCTATTGCCTAAActatagaatgggaataataaatgcATCTATCTCCTGTGTTTAttgtaaaaaatcaaatgaaatgatattcatAAAggatttagtacagtgcctagcacatagcaagtacttaataaatgcttgtttccttccttccttccttccttccttccttccttccttccttccttccttccttccttccttcctacattCTTGCCTGCCCTCCTTTCAACCCATCTTTGGGCCGTTCTGTAAAAGCTATTAACATTTAtggatttttagtttttttctttgtaacattatatatttttaaaagttaattcatTTCAAAAACCATTTCAAATCTTATCaaaatctaaaaattaatttAGGGAAAAGTCACTTGAATCCTAAATTTCTTAGATTTCCCTAAACAGATATTTTCTCATACCTAAAGTAGTACATGTGCACAACCTACTGGTGAATCTAATAAGTTTCACAAAATTTCAGTGGAATTTTATGACAAGTTTCTGCTCACACTTTAAAGAAATAACAGGAAACTTCACCAAGTTTCAAACTATAAGGGCtattctaatggaaaaaatgtaTGGTGGGGAGAATTTCTAAGTGAAAAAATGTGATTCACTTAGATATATTTAGATTAAGTTTTTCAGTATGTCATAATAATGACATTAGAAAGGTAATAGAAAAGATAGACCATTTGATTCagttcaacagatatttatttttattaatcgtCTATTGTTTGataagtactgtgctaagaaaggaggatataaaataatgtttagatAAGATGTTTGTCTCCTTGTGAGGTTTTCAGTATAACGtagaacaatactatataagaTCATTCAAAAAATTCCAAAGTACTATGTGAATTCCAAGGATGAAGAAAACATTAGATGCAGGAAAGGAATACAGGTACACCTTTATAGAAGAGTTGATATTTTAGTTCGATTTTAAAGGATGGAAAATAATTCACCATTCAATCTATTTGAAAATCTAATAAGATTACATATTTTCactgtatttttctattttctatagcATTCTGGAGTAATTCTATTATAAAGTAAGGATCAATAAATAAGCACTTAGTAAGTGTTATGCATAAGTAGTACTGCAAGAAATTGTACTGGGTACTGGAGATGGATACTGAGACAAAATAAATAGACTTTGCCCTGACCGAGTATATTAGGAAAATGAGATGTACTGAAATaaatatctgtaaaattaatatCAGATTATTTTTGCAGGTAGAGAACTAGCATCTgaggaatcagggaaggcttcacagTGACACttaagctgagttttgaaagaaatgaggaattctaagaggtagaaatgaggaattctaagaggcagagaatTCTAAGAGGGAGTACAGGGAGAGGCAATAGCCAACCCAAAGGCTGGGATCTCTGTGAAGGAGGTGGTGTGTAAGAAAGAACAAGGATGCTAGTATGATGGGACAGTAGATTGTAGAAAGTTTGTTGTAACAACAGTCACTgattgtaaaaaattttaaatgtccaACAGAGGAATTTATGTTTGATTATAGTGGCAATAAGGAGCAGCCAAGAAGCCTCTGTCCACCAGGTTCAGACAACAGGACAGTCCAAGAACATCTATACATGTTCTAAAATCTTCCCAAATCACTTCCATTCCATTTCATCATGACTTTGTCCTCCTTCCTCCATTGCCTCTTTCACCTGAGGACTTAGATCATCAGAGAAGAAACTGCTCTTACCATTTAGGGTTGGGATCCAGCAAGTCTTTGCATCCAGAAAGTTAGTGCTAGAGGTATGtccagaagaaagaaagggatttttATGTATGTAGGATtctgagaggaggaaggaaagtatTATAGGAGGTGAGAAGAAGCATAAGGAATGGAGGGtagtgaagaaaatagaaaagatgaatTTGGTTAACAATAATATATGAATTTTGGAATATAGGTTGGAggcaggaggaaaggagagaatttggagttcagaattttaaaaaattgttaaaggaAAAGTTGGGCCCAAGTTATGAAAGACTAAAAATAGGAGTTTCTACTTTATCCTAAAGGCAGAACAGAGacaattttatcatttctacatAAGGCACAGAGAATAATTGGCCTGGGGTCACAAGGTTATTAAGTAGatattaatgaacatttattaagtgcctactatgtactacaTAGTTCTTATGCAATATTGATCTTTAGGGCATCAGATTTTCCTTTCATCATTAGACACTTCCCTTCAGCTTTGTCCCAGCTGCTTCATTAATATTAAAGATATTAGTAGTTTTCCTTCATTGTGTATTAGATGGATATGGATGAATTTAATTCAGGTGATAATTACATATACTACCATAGGCAAGAATCCTTTAGAAGAAATAGAGTAACCCTCACAATCAAGAAAAGGGTGAGAAAAGCAATACGGGgatataatctcaaaaatgacagGATGACATCTATTTAAATCCAAGGCAAACTAATCATCATCAGAGTAATACAAATCTCTGTCCTAAGCACTGATGCCAAAGAGGccaaagttctaaaaaaaaacctacaacaTCTTGTAGAAataatacacacatgcacaaagatatatacacatatacaggcATCATGTTCATTTTAGGGGATTGAAAATAGGGaattaaaagataattggaataacagATAAAATTGGCTTTGGAGCACAAAATGAAGGAGGGCAAAGACTATTAGTTTTGTCACATTAACTCAGTGGTCATAGAAAACAATATAGATATTAGATTTATCGTATGTTTTTCAGGCAAAGGTGAAAAAGACGATACAATCAGTTAAAACAAGATCTGGGGCTGGCTGTGGCTCAGATCATGAACTTacaaaattcagacttaaattgaagaaagtacAGAAAACTATCAGaccatatataaacataaataaccataaataacatcccttatgaatatgaagtggagttgataaataaatttaaaggatTACTTTGTTAGAGTGCCTGAAGAACTAGAACAGAAATTTACAATATTGTACACGAAGCAGCCACAAAAAGCAtcctaaagaaaaagaacaagaaagaaaaatatctatagGGTGAGGCTTTATAAATtgctgaggaaagaaggaagtacaTTAAAACTTTTGACTATGTGGATCATAACAAAAGGTAGCAAGCCCTCAGAGATGGGAATATCacatcatcttacttgtctcctaAGGAATTTGTATGTAGACTAAGGAGTAACAGAACTAAACACAAAACTGATTGacttaagattggaaaaggagtaagacCTGGCTGTATATtgtcattctatttattttacttttatgcaAAGCACATCAGGTGAAATGCtaggctggatgaatcaaaagctggaattagaGTTCCTGGAGAGAGATATCAACAATCTCAAGTATGTAAATGATATTACActgatggcagaaaatgaagagaaattaagtaGCCTTTTGTTGATACAATATCATTGAAGAGTTATTAGAGGAGAGTAAAAAAACCTGGTTTGAaacttaacatcaaaaaaaatctaagatcTTGACAATGCTACAATCACTTCCTGgaaaattggagggaaaaaaatggaaacaatgtcagattttatattcttgggctcaaagatcaccgTAGATAACAATTGTgtccatgaaattaaaagatccTTGTGCCTTGGAAAGAAATTATCAGAAATCTGGACAGTATATGTCCAAAAAGCAATGACTTCACTTTGCCAACTAAAgtccatatagtcaaagctatggtttttcagTAGCAATGTGCAGCTTGGACTAGGACTCTATGGAAAGCTGAGAGCTGCAGAATTGATGCTTTCTAATTGTGGTGCTATGGAGAAGACATTTGAGAATTCCTCGGACAACAAGGAAATCAAACTTAAAAAGTTCACCGCAAGGTCAGTACTGaagttgaagcttaaatactttggttaTGTAGGAGAAGGTGGACTTATTGGTAAAGATCCTGATGCTGGGATAGagtgaaggcaaaaggaaaaggggaaagggcagAGGATGAAATGGATGGATGCTGTCATCAACTTAGACTCGTAGAggtagtggaggatagaagggtaATAGAGTCGGACGCGACtggataataatattatatgcTAAAAACTGGTATAGGAAGGAAGGTAAAAGATAGTGCTCTTGAGGAGCTAAGGGTCTgattgggggagacaacatgacaACAACCTGGTACAAAAACGCtttatacaggataaactggaaatagaTTAGCACAGCTGGGATCCAAACCCAGGATTTCTCTAATCCCTGCACcttatttctaataaattctgaTGCAAAAAGGACTCTATAAATCCATGCAACCTATTGTTGCCCAACGAATTAATAAGATTTGCTTTGCAACCTCGCGGGTTAAGAAATTCTGGGTCAGTTTTTCAGTTCATCCTTTaaccacctccccacccccacccccgcatCTCTCCAAGGAGCCACGTGCTGGCACTGAAAGTCGCTTCCGGTCTGGGCTGGTCCAGAGTAAAGCCGGGCTGAGCGGCAAGGCTAGTCACAAGTAGGACTGACCTCCGGGTTACCATGGAAACTAGACGGGGGAAAGCTAGTGCAGAGGGAGACTAATGATTTCCGTTCCAGGAAGGAAAAAGGCGACGGGAAGATTCGGaaaccttatttttaaaagcGCTGCTTATTTTAACAACTGCTTGCACTTGTATGAATGAGAAAAGTTCCCGAGCTTTGAACAATAAAATATTccgtgggggagggggaatgagGAACAACAGACTAGCGAGAGTCGGCATTGAGGCCGAAAAAGAACTACACTTCCCAGAATGCACGAGGagtaggagagggggtgggatgGAGTACGGAGAGCGGCTCCGGCGGCTGCGCAAATGCGAGAAGAACGAGTGTCACTTGTCATGTGACGCCGGCATGGCGGTGTTTGCAGATTTGAACCTGAAGAGGGGCTCTGACACAAAAGCGCTTAAGGGGCTTCTAGAGAATGCCGCTCACCGTGAGTGCGCCCTCATGGAGTCGGGTGATGCGGGGGAGCCCCCGAGCCGGCGAGATACTCGCTCCACAGGCTCCTTGCATAGGGGGAGGGGGGCGGCTGGCCAGCTCCCGACTGGGAGGAAGGGGAGCCACGTGGGCCGAGGGGGCGGGCCCACGGTATCGCTCGGAGCGGTGGGGAGCGCCGAGGTCCTAGTTACCTCCCATTGAGTGAGACGGCGTTACGCGAGGTCTGGGTGCGAGAAACGGCGTTACGCGAGGTCTGGGTGCGAGAAACGGCGTTACGCGAGGTCTGGGTGCGAGAAACGGCGTTACGCGAGGTCTGGGTGCGAGAAACGGCGTTACGCGAGGTCTGGGTGCGAGAAACAGCTCTGCCGTTTTCTGGCTGAGTGACCTCGGGCAAATTCCTCccgtcctcagtttcctccagtgCACTCGGAGGACCAGGTGATAACCAAAAACTTTCCGAAGCCCGTAGTGTAGGCGTCTGTCCCCCAAAGTGTCAGCATCAGTTGTTATCCAAAGCTGTTAACCAGAGGCGGACGTTACAATGTAACAGTACCCAGCCGAAATCCGGGCTAATTAATTAGTAAACTGGAGGCCCCTGCCGGGGATACAGACCCTCTGCTGAGCGGGGCGTTTGTAAATGCGCGCGCTGCTCATCCCGACACTCGGTATTAGACCCCATTTGGATCCAAAGGCCTTGATTCCGACCTCTGGCTTGTTCTCGCACCATGGTCCCGGATTGGACATCATTCTTACTCAACTCCagtcatttgttttaaaaaatatggaatgttgtgataaatgtggaaatgcaTATAGAGGAATCGCGcaagtttaacaaatattggattacttgttgtctagggaaggagatggggaaagcgaaggagaaaaatttggaacataaggttttgcaagggtgaatgttgaaatttatgctgtattttgaaaataaaaggctgatgttaaaaatataataaaatgctgTTCGCTGAACTAGTAAAAAGTTCTGATTAGTATAACAGTCACATTTATTGATTATACAAAAGATTGTGTTTGTTGGGAGGGAGTTACAAAGGATGTGGAAAATAAAGCCCAGTCCTCACTATTTGCTGTGGATGAAAAATGAAGTACGCAGTTGTGGGTTAGGATCAGTGTCATATATTGAGCTCTAGATATGTAAAGTTTTATGTCATTGACCTCAAGAAGAGGCAAATTGGGTTTaactttgtgttttaatttttcagttggaTTTTCCACTGTTGCCATTAATCATGTGGTGgactttaaagaaaagaaacaggtaAATTTCTCAGTTATTTGATTAACTAAGTTCTGTGTTAGTTAGCCTCTTAGTATTTTTCTATGGCAGAAGCTACTTTAAAACATGCATTTTTATCAAGCATAGAAAACTTGGACTTTTCCACATCCTTTCAACAAAAACATATAAAGTCCCtactatgtttttttaatttgtcttagaagagatttttttaaaaatgtatttatttaaaacttaaatacaaaatgggggGGGAAGcattgtcatgtgcacagcagaacatgagaggattaaaaaaaagaataaatttccatttcaagaaatcatatataataaatgttttacattGTATTTCCAgacttcatcttttctttgcttccttgtaggttttctttgttctctgctgttcactttttattttattattttttttgtcctttcctccctctcatcTCCCCTATACAGGCTATGGTTTAAGGTggatttatgtatgtgtgtgcacgcatatgcatatatgcagatatctataatcatacacaatCATACAcatctatattcatatttatatacatatatatgtatatgtatatatgtgtaaagtACTACACTTGtttgccttctctttctctgaagcTGGATAACAACCTTCTTAGGTcaagtctttctatatttttctaaatcaatcaactCATTTtctaaaccaggggtcctcaaactacggccctcaggccagatgcagcaactgaggacgattatccccctcacccagggctatgaagtttctttatttaaaggcccacaaaacaaagtttttgtttttactatagtccggccctccaacagtctgagggacagtgaactggccccctatttaaaaagtttgaggacctctgtaaACTATAGCACTATTCTAACCTTGTtatctatttgttttaaatagtctgaaataatattgattaatatagcTACACATAGTGTAGTTtccctgcttttttctcttttgattaaacatattttaactttgagatcagtgattactacccctgctttttttttcttctaattttactcctgatcattattatcagaaaagattttcagtgtatttaaaataatgattaattCAGTACTTACAAATATCTGTGACATAATGAGATTATTTTCTCCACAGTGTCCTGTTCCATACAAACACATTTTATGTACCCTGCACTGTTCTCTTTGCtaggaatataatgaaaatagttCCTTCCTTCAGAAAACTCATGAGATGTGAAGTGACTCAGCCTTCAAATAATATGCCAATGGAATACCCTCTTTGGTAGGCCCACAGGGGTAGACTGTCTTCCACAAACCAGCCTGGCCAAATTCAGAggctcctttcttctttctttcctccctttttccctccctctctccttccctcccccattccttccctctctccccttttccttccttccttccatcattATTAGATTTCATTGGGTAGCAATACCTAACGTGAATGCAGATCTTTGAAGCCCTGAAAGCTAGATTTGTGAGGCTTCTAGCTGTCATGTAGGAAGATGCTCACCAATATCTATTATGGGAATATATGTGATTAATTGTAGGAAAACAACTGAGGTAATCCACAAGTAGATGTTCATATAACATGGTTTACTAAGTACACAGTAACATAATGATAGATGCAATCTTAAGTTTTTTTCTGTCATAAATCTTGGATATGAGGACATAGGCTGCGTCTATACAACTGGAAAATAGTTTTTGGAATAACTTTGTCAGTATGAGGAAACTTCTGTTTGGGGTATATTCAGGGCTTGActcttattaacatttttaagaaCTAAGTATAATTGCATTGTCAAAAAGTTAATGcacatttttgtttaaatttgccCTTCACTGTGTATTCAACACTCACCATTTCATTGTGGACTACTCTCATAACCTAAGAATCATGGTCCTTCCATGCCATCCAGCTTTTTCCATCACCTTCTTTTTCTCAGGTCCAAAGATAGATCCTTGTTTCACCAGTCTTTCTGAAAGACCATTTATCAGTACCTAGCCAGTACATCATATTGTATTTATCCTTTTACATTCTGCATCTTAATACTACTTTTGATTAAGTTGGATTTAATTCAAATTAGAtttaactatttttatcttttaggaAATTGACAAACCAATAGTTCCCTCAGAGCTTTTTTCATCTTTACCTATTGTACAGGTAAGTATCATTTTTATGTTCAAAGAATTAAGTATATGATAGATGTTTTTGATCTGTATCATTCTCTTTTACAATGATTTCCCATTTTTTGGTTCAAAACTGATATCATCAAGTCTCAATTTATCCATTTATCCTCTCTTATGTACTGCAGCCTTccttatatttcctcttttttgatctcCTATAACCCTTTTGGACTACTCTGCAGAAGATTTCTAATTATAAAGTGTTCTATGTCAGTAATGCATATTATACTTTATTTATCACATTATGTTGTATGATCCTTGAATGAGGGtggcattttattctttttttcctcagaggGCATAATAATGCTATGCTCACTAATAGAgctaataaataattgttgatttgCTTTCCTGTGTTATTTCCTTTTAGTTAATATGTTTCTctagtgaagaaaataatgaagcaattgtattttgtactatttttaatagattttttttacctACAGGGGAAATCAAaaccaattaaaattttaagtagaTTGACACTTATAGTAT harbors:
- the RPP30 gene encoding ribonuclease P protein subunit p30 isoform X2; the encoded protein is MNEKSSRALNNKIFRGGGGMRNNRLARVGIEAEKELHFPECTRSRRGGGMEYGERLRRLRKCEKNECHLSCDAGMAVFADLNLKRGSDTKALKGLLENAAHLGFSTVAINHVVDFKEKKQEIDKPIVPSELFSSLPIVQGKSKPIKILSRLTLIVSDPSHCNVLRATSSRVKLYDIVAVFPKTEKLFHVACTSLDVDLVCISVTEKLPFYFRRPPINVAIERGIGFEITYSPAIKDSTMRRYTISNALSLMQICKGKVLMRREILKSLIDKQNLVDTRSVLRI